One Yoonia sp. BS5-3 genomic window carries:
- a CDS encoding ribonuclease D: MANFLYQNDLPDGLDLGPIVAIDCETMGLNPHRDRLCLIQMSGGDGNCHLVQVAQGQTQAPNLCAMLEDPLVLKLFHFGRFDIAALLNTFGALAAPVYCTKIASKLVRTYTDRHGLKTLLQDMLGIDISKHQQQSDWGAPKLTEAQLDYAASDVLYLHQLKDAFETLLARENRADLAQSCFDFLPTRAQLDLAGWPETDIFAH; the protein is encoded by the coding sequence ATGGCTAATTTTCTTTACCAAAATGATCTGCCTGACGGACTAGACCTTGGTCCGATTGTAGCGATTGACTGCGAAACCATGGGGCTGAACCCGCATCGGGACCGGTTGTGCCTAATCCAAATGTCCGGTGGCGACGGGAATTGCCATTTGGTGCAAGTTGCCCAAGGACAAACGCAAGCACCAAATCTATGTGCAATGCTCGAAGACCCTCTGGTATTGAAACTGTTCCATTTCGGCCGATTTGATATTGCTGCGTTGCTAAACACATTTGGTGCGCTTGCCGCACCAGTTTATTGCACCAAAATCGCATCGAAACTCGTGCGGACCTACACAGATCGGCATGGCCTCAAGACGCTCCTGCAAGACATGCTGGGCATCGACATTTCGAAACACCAGCAACAAAGCGACTGGGGAGCACCAAAGTTGACAGAGGCGCAGCTCGACTACGCGGCATCAGATGTACTCTACCTACATCAGCTCAAAGATGCTTTTGAGACATTACTGGCACGGGAAAACCGTGCGGATCTGGCGCAATCATGTTTTGATTTTTTGCCAACTAGGGCACAACTGGACCTCGCTGGCTGGCCTGAAACAGATATCTTTGCGCATTGA